In Roseovarius indicus, one genomic interval encodes:
- the petA gene encoding ubiquinol-cytochrome c reductase iron-sulfur subunit, which yields MSRNRPKASEGEHDARFTKTADDVEAANRRDFLYYTTTAAGTVAAGAAVWSLADSMNPSADVISQSTIAVDLTGVQLGSRITVKWAGKPVFIWRRTPETVAKARATPLDDLPDPIDDSEGNPNINEPLPALDANRATDEAGEWLIVISICTHLGCVPIGQDGSSVGEFGGWFCPCHGSHYDLSGRIRKGPAPRNLDIPPYSLGSDLLLKVGIA from the coding sequence TTGTCGCGGAACCGACCAAAGGCAAGCGAAGGAGAGCACGATGCCCGATTCACAAAAACTGCTGATGATGTAGAAGCAGCCAACCGACGCGACTTTCTTTACTATACAACCACAGCAGCAGGAACAGTTGCCGCAGGGGCCGCGGTCTGGTCATTGGCCGATTCCATGAACCCCTCGGCCGATGTGATCAGTCAGTCAACGATTGCCGTAGATTTGACCGGCGTACAATTGGGGTCGCGGATAACCGTCAAATGGGCTGGCAAGCCAGTCTTCATTTGGCGTCGCACGCCTGAGACCGTCGCAAAGGCAAGGGCCACTCCACTTGATGATCTTCCCGATCCGATTGATGACAGCGAGGGAAATCCCAATATCAATGAACCCTTGCCTGCCCTCGACGCGAACCGAGCGACCGATGAAGCAGGCGAGTGGTTGATCGTGATAAGTATCTGCACGCACCTTGGCTGTGTGCCGATCGGTCAAGATGGATCCAGCGTCGGAGAATTTGGCGGGTGGTTCTGTCCGTGTCACGGATCGCATTACGATCTGTCAGGCCGAATTCGAAAAGGTCCCGCACCGCGCAACCTCGATATTCCGCCTTATAGTCTCGGGTCCGACCTGCTGCTGAAGGTTGGAATTGCGTGA
- a CDS encoding RNA polymerase sigma factor, with product MTGTENKSCGVTHDHDAARMALSEGRQAFWGFLMRRLGNKADAEDVLQEFCIRVLTRKEQLRDVERVDSWLYAILRSTMNDHFRKAARRGRLTEAYGGEPEELAHDAPEQMAQFCRCVNGLIPTLRDADADLIRRIDLGEEDRAAVATDMGLTRNALGVRLHRARMALRDALTGHCGKCCKTGWDDCYCPPIGCESPEDELHCAPRDVAK from the coding sequence ATGACGGGCACAGAAAATAAATCGTGCGGAGTCACGCATGATCACGACGCAGCCAGAATGGCGCTTTCAGAAGGCAGGCAGGCTTTTTGGGGCTTTCTGATGCGCCGTTTGGGCAACAAAGCGGATGCCGAGGATGTTTTGCAGGAATTCTGCATCCGCGTGCTTACGCGCAAAGAACAATTGCGCGATGTGGAACGGGTGGATTCTTGGCTCTACGCCATATTGCGTTCGACGATGAACGATCATTTCCGCAAGGCGGCACGTCGAGGGCGCCTGACCGAAGCATATGGCGGAGAACCCGAGGAACTAGCTCATGATGCCCCCGAACAGATGGCGCAATTTTGCCGTTGCGTGAACGGTCTGATACCCACCTTGCGCGATGCGGATGCCGACCTGATCCGTCGGATTGACCTTGGCGAGGAGGACCGCGCCGCTGTTGCCACCGACATGGGCCTTACGCGGAACGCGCTTGGAGTACGGCTTCACCGAGCCCGCATGGCCTTACGTGACGCGTTGACGGGCCATTGTGGAAAGTGCTGCAAGACAGGATGGGACGATTGCTACTGCCCTCCGATCGGCTGTGAAAGCCCGGAAGACGAGTTGCATTGTGCTCCAAGGGACGTAGCCAAATAG
- a CDS encoding DMT family transporter, which translates to MTPVATLKIVFAMVLWALCFPVIVAGLEYSPHLTFAAMRAALAGIILTLLALVLGRPFPRGWRVWMTLSGVGLGATSLGFLGMFHAAEFVSPGLATVIANTQPLLAAVLAALWLGEKLSIRGGSGLFAGFAGIVLIALPDFLAERNESYAIGVLYIILAAAGVTFSNVMIKSIAGKVDSLSAMGLQMLLGSVPLAIAALVTEEPTTINWTFTFIASLLALALAGSALVYWLWFTALETVPLNRANAFSFLIPVFGLTLGFVIYGERLSLLQIIGIVMIFLGIALVHRRKAMLGNEVDSEAPASQSGGGEV; encoded by the coding sequence ATGACACCAGTTGCGACTTTGAAGATTGTCTTTGCCATGGTGCTTTGGGCGTTGTGTTTTCCCGTCATCGTGGCCGGACTTGAATACTCGCCCCACCTGACCTTCGCAGCTATGAGGGCGGCCCTGGCAGGCATTATTCTTACGCTTTTGGCGCTTGTCCTGGGTCGACCCTTTCCGCGTGGATGGCGGGTTTGGATGACGCTTTCAGGAGTTGGCCTAGGTGCGACAAGTCTCGGCTTTCTTGGGATGTTTCATGCGGCAGAGTTCGTTTCGCCCGGCCTTGCTACAGTGATAGCGAATACACAACCTCTCCTGGCAGCTGTTCTCGCGGCGCTTTGGCTGGGAGAAAAGTTGTCTATTCGAGGTGGCTCGGGTTTGTTCGCGGGCTTCGCGGGAATCGTGCTGATTGCGTTGCCAGATTTTCTTGCGGAACGAAACGAGAGTTATGCAATTGGCGTTCTCTACATCATTCTTGCAGCCGCGGGCGTTACGTTCAGCAACGTCATGATAAAATCTATTGCAGGAAAGGTTGATAGCCTTTCGGCGATGGGATTGCAGATGCTGTTGGGCAGCGTACCACTGGCCATTGCGGCTTTGGTCACGGAGGAGCCTACCACAATAAATTGGACGTTCACGTTTATAGCTTCACTTCTTGCCTTGGCCTTGGCAGGCTCCGCTCTTGTTTATTGGTTATGGTTTACGGCGCTTGAAACGGTTCCCTTGAACCGGGCCAACGCCTTCAGCTTTCTCATTCCAGTCTTCGGGTTGACCTTGGGTTTCGTGATCTATGGCGAGCGTCTATCGCTCTTGCAGATCATCGGGATCGTTATGATATTCTTGGGTATAGCGCTAGTTCACCGGCGGAAAGCGATGCTTGGAAATGAAGTTGATAGCGAGGCGCCTGCATCTCAATCAGGAGGCGGCGAAGTATGA
- a CDS encoding YncE family protein: MAGRIEGLDNVHGLAGAPKRGILVAGSLSENRGDKMAKPSQVSEEDHEAHHGGGEMVEPTAASLVTLVDADSHKILSRTEVPGIVHHVGISIDERFGAVTHPCLDAVSLIDLDSGEVTDTIATGPIPEYVVADPETGKFFVSNAGNNTISELDPDDGIVTRSFKLQGPPKHMLLLARARQLIVSESDTGRVSIVDADNGETLDTFEICGDLHGVAAGWCALIATQVNALKLKSDLNPII; this comes from the coding sequence GTGGCGGGCCGCATAGAAGGGCTGGACAATGTTCACGGGCTGGCAGGCGCACCGAAACGAGGCATTCTGGTGGCCGGCAGTCTCTCGGAAAACCGAGGCGATAAGATGGCCAAGCCCTCCCAAGTTTCCGAGGAGGATCACGAAGCCCATCACGGCGGCGGAGAAATGGTTGAGCCAACCGCGGCGAGTCTGGTCACCTTGGTCGATGCCGACAGTCACAAAATACTGAGCCGCACCGAAGTGCCCGGCATTGTTCACCATGTTGGCATTTCTATAGATGAACGCTTTGGGGCAGTGACGCATCCCTGCCTTGATGCCGTATCGTTGATAGACCTCGACAGCGGCGAGGTAACGGACACAATCGCTACGGGACCGATCCCCGAATATGTGGTTGCGGATCCGGAGACTGGGAAATTCTTCGTTTCGAATGCCGGAAACAACACAATCAGCGAACTCGATCCAGACGACGGGATCGTAACTCGGAGCTTCAAATTGCAAGGCCCACCTAAGCACATGCTGCTGCTTGCAAGAGCCCGTCAATTGATTGTCAGCGAGTCTGATACCGGCAGGGTTTCCATAGTCGATGCCGACAATGGCGAAACTCTTGATACGTTCGAAATTTGCGGCGACCTTCATGGCGTCGCGGCCGGGTGGTGCGCATTGATCGCGACACAGGTGAACGCCTTGAAGTTAAAGTCGGACTTGAACCCTATCATATGA
- a CDS encoding DMT family transporter: MLALQCSCTQSIRSNTLVMVRDAAFNNSTMAKWGVLSCWLAVIIYAASNSVVTMLVNIGDANRINGHNVITFANLLVLGSLISLIPMSLAFGRDWELTKLRGLSSREWVLLTVSAVLSSAVTPGLYFFALENTSVTNVVIAGRIDPPTFLVLAAIFLGERFDFRAMAGNLIILVGAVVILAFKDDDIGHTIGLGEVAALVATLSFTVSTIITRTSLQTVPFGVFPIFRTVVGTLIYVCFQIGFSGHHHFGEMLQPILLKWIWVYVILIIIIGQLAWNLGLKHAKAGDVSLATSFSPLAAIAIAMVILNEDPGSGLIPGGVLMVFGIWVARSGRKSAVRKRESARKKSLELEKDVNFKGV, from the coding sequence GTGTTGGCGCTGCAATGTTCTTGTACTCAGTCTATAAGGTCGAATACCTTGGTTATGGTAAGGGACGCTGCCTTTAACAATTCGACCATGGCGAAGTGGGGTGTGTTGTCTTGTTGGCTGGCCGTCATCATCTACGCAGCATCCAACTCCGTCGTGACCATGTTGGTCAACATAGGAGATGCGAACCGCATCAACGGCCACAACGTGATCACTTTCGCAAACCTTCTGGTTTTAGGGTCTTTGATCTCGCTCATACCTATGTCGCTTGCCTTTGGAAGAGACTGGGAGCTTACAAAACTTCGTGGTCTTTCTTCGCGTGAATGGGTGCTTTTGACCGTATCTGCAGTGCTGTCTTCGGCCGTCACGCCTGGGCTGTATTTTTTTGCTCTGGAGAACACCAGCGTAACGAACGTTGTAATAGCTGGCCGGATTGACCCCCCAACTTTCCTCGTTCTTGCTGCTATCTTTCTGGGTGAACGATTTGATTTCAGAGCGATGGCGGGAAACCTAATCATTCTGGTGGGAGCAGTCGTCATTCTGGCATTCAAAGATGACGATATCGGGCACACCATTGGTCTTGGAGAGGTCGCAGCTCTCGTCGCCACATTGTCGTTTACTGTTTCAACAATCATCACCAGGACAAGTCTGCAAACGGTTCCATTTGGTGTCTTCCCGATATTCAGGACCGTGGTCGGTACCTTGATTTACGTCTGCTTCCAGATCGGTTTTTCTGGTCACCATCATTTCGGGGAGATGCTCCAGCCGATCCTGCTCAAATGGATCTGGGTATACGTAATTCTCATCATCATTATCGGGCAGCTTGCGTGGAACTTGGGGTTGAAACATGCGAAGGCAGGGGATGTTTCGCTGGCCACCTCCTTTTCACCACTGGCTGCTATCGCGATAGCGATGGTGATCTTAAACGAAGACCCTGGATCGGGCTTGATTCCAGGAGGGGTTTTGATGGTTTTTGGTATTTGGGTGGCCCGATCTGGACGAAAAAGCGCAGTTCGCAAAAGGGAAAGTGCCCGAAAGAAGTCCTTGGAACTCGAGAAAGATGTGAACTTTAAGGGCGTATAA
- a CDS encoding response regulator, whose product MKNSPHILLVDDSADIRKAVTRYLEKNDMRVTSAVDAAQMDDLLKVGRYDLVVLDVMMPGEDGISVCRRLSAEAVAPILMLTALSEEMDRIVGLEVGADDYLCKPFNPRELLARIRAILRRAQRPEPLAGSLTASRVKFADWTLETDTRRLVAADGREDVLTTSEFKLLTILLERPRIVMSREQLFDLTVGRTPPAFDRTIDNQVSRLRRKIEYNPGRPKIITTVRNGGYCLATDVEVQQ is encoded by the coding sequence ATGAAGAACTCGCCCCATATACTACTGGTCGATGACAGCGCCGATATTCGCAAAGCCGTTACCCGATATCTGGAAAAGAATGACATGCGCGTCACAAGTGCCGTCGACGCAGCCCAGATGGATGACCTGCTCAAGGTTGGACGCTATGACCTCGTTGTGCTTGACGTTATGATGCCCGGCGAAGATGGAATATCGGTCTGTCGCCGCCTTTCCGCCGAGGCGGTGGCCCCAATTCTTATGCTGACCGCGCTTAGCGAGGAAATGGACCGCATTGTCGGCCTTGAGGTTGGCGCGGATGACTATTTGTGCAAACCCTTCAATCCTCGCGAACTGCTGGCGCGGATAAGGGCAATACTGCGCCGTGCACAAAGACCGGAACCGCTGGCCGGAAGTCTTACAGCAAGCCGCGTAAAGTTCGCGGATTGGACGCTCGAAACCGACACACGCCGTCTTGTCGCGGCAGATGGCCGAGAGGATGTGCTGACAACATCAGAGTTCAAACTGCTGACAATCCTGCTGGAACGCCCGCGTATCGTGATGAGCCGTGAGCAGCTTTTTGACCTGACGGTTGGACGAACTCCCCCCGCTTTTGACCGGACCATCGACAACCAGGTCAGCCGACTGAGGAGGAAGATTGAGTACAACCCGGGACGACCAAAAATCATCACCACGGTTCGAAACGGGGGCTACTGCCTTGCAACGGATGTCGAGGTGCAGCAGTGA
- a CDS encoding ATP-binding protein, with amino-acid sequence MIRKRLDSLRVQLLLLIIGSLLVAQTISLWLFVDERGLAVRAAIGAEAAGRAANVALLLERAPPDLHASILRAADSPLARFRIDPQAAVDHLDHRAKGAVEARIRSLLGAEDSREIRVELHEVERAFPPMKMMPPQMVAEHKQMMHDKISGLELTLSIALAGGTWLNVDTRFQRPPLQWPVFSAVSFGLTAALLIGVACWYLLARLTWPLRRLAQAADSLGRGEEREPLPVAGPSEVRDLTDTFNRMQERLMRTVADKTRIMAALGHDLRSPLTALRVHAEMVEEEETRDALVKSIEEMQDMVERTLAFARGMAISEPPETVELGKFLTELKRDMVDAFQLETDAPLQIRLRPNSMRRALRNIVDNAVRYGEGVEVTYTREYDRALILVRDHGPGIPDTQLEEVFEPFFRVETSRSRETGGTGLGLSIARTILRSHGGDITLRNHPDGGLLVRLDLPFSQSFNHQERTRS; translated from the coding sequence GTGATCCGCAAGCGTCTGGATAGCTTGCGTGTCCAGCTTCTGCTGCTCATTATAGGCAGCCTCCTTGTGGCGCAGACAATAAGCCTCTGGCTGTTCGTGGACGAACGCGGCCTCGCCGTGCGCGCTGCGATCGGGGCAGAGGCGGCCGGACGCGCAGCGAATGTGGCGCTTCTCCTCGAACGGGCGCCACCGGACCTGCATGCCTCTATCCTCCGGGCCGCTGACTCCCCGCTTGCAAGGTTTCGGATCGACCCGCAGGCAGCTGTGGACCATCTTGATCACCGTGCAAAAGGAGCGGTTGAAGCGCGTATCAGGTCGTTGCTGGGTGCCGAAGACAGCCGCGAGATTCGCGTGGAGTTGCATGAAGTCGAGCGCGCATTCCCGCCAATGAAGATGATGCCACCGCAGATGGTAGCCGAGCACAAACAGATGATGCATGACAAGATATCAGGGCTTGAACTAACGCTCTCTATCGCGCTTGCAGGTGGCACTTGGCTGAATGTCGATACGCGCTTTCAGCGCCCGCCGCTGCAATGGCCGGTCTTTTCCGCGGTGAGCTTTGGCTTAACGGCGGCCTTGCTAATTGGCGTGGCTTGCTGGTACCTGCTTGCCCGCCTGACGTGGCCGCTCAGGCGTTTAGCCCAAGCCGCCGACAGTCTGGGTCGTGGTGAGGAAAGGGAACCGCTTCCGGTCGCTGGTCCAAGCGAAGTCAGAGATTTGACGGATACCTTCAATCGCATGCAGGAACGACTGATGCGCACGGTTGCGGACAAGACGCGTATCATGGCCGCTCTGGGTCATGATCTGCGCTCGCCACTGACCGCCTTGCGGGTTCACGCAGAGATGGTGGAGGAGGAGGAGACGCGCGACGCCTTGGTGAAATCCATCGAGGAGATGCAGGATATGGTCGAGCGCACGCTGGCTTTTGCGCGCGGCATGGCAATCAGTGAACCCCCGGAAACGGTGGAGTTGGGAAAATTTCTCACAGAGCTGAAACGGGACATGGTGGACGCCTTCCAACTCGAAACGGACGCACCGCTTCAGATAAGGCTTCGACCTAATTCTATGCGCCGAGCTCTGCGGAACATCGTGGATAATGCAGTGCGCTATGGTGAAGGTGTCGAGGTCACCTATACCCGGGAGTATGACAGAGCCCTGATCTTAGTTCGCGATCATGGCCCCGGCATCCCTGACACTCAGCTTGAAGAGGTTTTCGAACCTTTTTTCCGAGTCGAGACGTCACGCTCTCGCGAGACAGGCGGCACCGGTCTCGGCCTGTCAATCGCACGCACCATCTTGCGATCGCATGGTGGCGACATCACATTGCGGAACCACCCGGACGGTGGGCTTCTCGTGCGACTCGATTTGCCGTTCTCACAAAGTTTCAACCATCAAGAAAGGACAAGATCATGA
- a CDS encoding SHOCT domain-containing protein, with the protein MNDYIWVKTSVIALLAGTVPALADPGSNGNDTFGHMMWGGAHGWWGGLGMILFWGLIIAVAVFVFRMLTSNRIGETRDAMKILKERYARGEIDEEEFLRRKQQLQG; encoded by the coding sequence ATGAATGACTATATTTGGGTGAAAACCAGCGTGATCGCTCTGTTGGCGGGCACAGTGCCGGCGCTCGCGGATCCGGGCAGCAATGGCAATGACACCTTCGGGCACATGATGTGGGGAGGTGCCCACGGTTGGTGGGGAGGCTTGGGAATGATCCTTTTCTGGGGGCTGATTATCGCCGTTGCCGTTTTCGTTTTTCGTATGCTCACCAGCAACCGCATTGGCGAGACCCGCGATGCGATGAAGATCCTCAAGGAACGCTATGCGCGCGGTGAGATCGACGAAGAAGAGTTTCTGCGCCGCAAGCAGCAACTCCAAGGTTGA
- a CDS encoding DUF2933 domain-containing protein: MKNTERPDSHETTGRLMKYGMWACCAIMLAPIVLYLAAGGLSSDLTSNAILFAPLVVCLGAHFVMHRVMGKSCHGDEKKSTSEAAEKQAASGRTVASE; encoded by the coding sequence ATGAAGAACACTGAAAGGCCGGATTCGCACGAAACCACCGGCAGGTTGATGAAATACGGGATGTGGGCTTGCTGTGCGATCATGCTGGCACCCATCGTGCTCTATCTTGCGGCGGGTGGCCTTTCGAGCGACCTGACGAGCAACGCGATCTTGTTCGCGCCGCTGGTTGTCTGCCTCGGCGCCCATTTCGTGATGCATCGTGTCATGGGTAAATCCTGCCATGGTGACGAGAAGAAAAGCACCTCCGAGGCCGCAGAAAAACAGGCTGCGAGTGGAAGGACGGTTGCTTCCGAATAG
- a CDS encoding L,D-transpeptidase: MGDITFKALNRRAFLFASASGLLSLAAPTVLRAQEAAPARRNISSFRLHDWQDHFDSLGKGILLSDTTTRVLQHWTADGEMRVYPTSVPMSDELTRRGYSEIVYKDDAPDWVPTPSMRERDPSLPAYVAPGPENPLGVRAMHLTWQYYRIHGTGDTRKIGRKSSSGCIGLYNEDIIEVFDRTPIGTQVKLI, from the coding sequence ATGGGTGATATTACTTTTAAGGCATTGAATCGGCGGGCCTTTCTGTTTGCTTCGGCCAGCGGGCTGTTGTCGCTCGCAGCACCAACCGTGCTGCGCGCTCAGGAGGCTGCGCCGGCGCGCCGGAACATTTCTTCTTTCCGGTTGCATGATTGGCAGGACCATTTCGATTCTCTGGGCAAAGGCATTCTGCTGTCGGATACCACGACGCGGGTTCTTCAGCATTGGACGGCTGACGGGGAAATGCGCGTATACCCCACATCCGTTCCTATGAGCGACGAGTTGACGCGCCGCGGCTACAGCGAGATCGTCTACAAGGACGATGCGCCGGATTGGGTGCCCACCCCGTCGATGCGCGAGCGCGATCCGTCTTTGCCGGCATATGTCGCCCCCGGCCCCGAGAACCCGCTGGGCGTGCGCGCCATGCATCTGACCTGGCAGTACTACCGCATCCATGGGACCGGCGACACGCGCAAGATCGGTCGCAAATCCTCCAGCGGCTGCATTGGTCTCTACAACGAAGATATCATCGAAGTGTTCGACAGGACACCAATCGGCACCCAGGTCAAACTTATTTGA
- a CDS encoding c-type cytochrome, with the protein MLGGAVVYWNIAQQPQQGMGHSMGASDTSDLESGAPIVEVSLPAELSDRAQMRKRAYEAKCAECHGKNAAGQNGVAPPLVHKIYEPNHHSDMAFVMAAKNGVRAHHWNFGNMPPVEGLTDGDVKLIAHYVRELQRENGIN; encoded by the coding sequence GTGTTGGGCGGCGCAGTCGTCTACTGGAACATCGCGCAGCAACCCCAGCAGGGGATGGGCCATTCGATGGGCGCGTCCGACACCAGTGATCTGGAATCGGGCGCGCCCATCGTCGAAGTTTCGCTGCCGGCGGAGCTTTCGGACCGGGCGCAGATGCGCAAGCGGGCCTACGAGGCGAAATGTGCGGAATGTCACGGCAAGAACGCCGCAGGCCAGAACGGGGTCGCACCACCACTCGTGCACAAGATCTACGAACCGAACCACCATTCCGACATGGCGTTCGTGATGGCCGCGAAAAACGGTGTGCGCGCGCATCATTGGAATTTCGGAAACATGCCGCCGGTTGAAGGTTTGACCGATGGCGACGTCAAGCTGATCGCCCACTATGTGCGTGAATTGCAGAGGGAAAACGGGATCAACTGA
- a CDS encoding multicopper oxidase family protein, producing MPTRRDFLMQGAAATAGLTVTKRLYAATSEFQSLDARTASVQLAPEGYPKTEIWGYGGAMPGPQLRLQQGARLQRRFMNELPQASTVHWHGVRIDNAMDGVAGLTQPAVEPGQSFDYDFIAPDAGTYWYHAHNRSTEQVARGLYGALIVEESEPPDLDREEALILDDWLLDPETAQIEPDFTSRHDRSHAGRRGNFIATNGRYDLSLDVHQHERLRLRLVNAANARIFVLSLQGMEGWTVALDGMPLPRPEPLAEALILGPGQRADLIVDVTAHLVRLDDQEAASQVAFPVTGKALATRRDAPDALPPNPGMEVTGLDDARTVRLDMQGGAMGTLDSAILNGERKSFRELVDANQFWSFNGTIGMTDAPLVDVAKAETVKLQIHNDTAFPHAMHLHGLHFREIGEDGGLGPLRDTILMFGGQTRTIGFVADNSGDWLFHCHMLSHAASGMMTWMKVT from the coding sequence ATGCCGACGCGACGCGATTTTCTCATGCAGGGGGCGGCTGCCACCGCGGGCCTTACCGTTACAAAGCGGCTTTATGCCGCGACGTCAGAGTTCCAGTCCCTCGACGCCCGCACGGCCAGCGTTCAATTGGCGCCGGAAGGCTATCCCAAGACCGAAATCTGGGGCTATGGCGGCGCGATGCCCGGCCCTCAATTGCGTCTGCAGCAGGGTGCGCGGCTGCAACGCCGCTTCATGAACGAACTGCCCCAGGCAAGCACGGTGCACTGGCACGGGGTTCGCATAGACAATGCGATGGATGGCGTTGCGGGGCTGACCCAGCCCGCAGTCGAGCCGGGGCAGAGCTTCGACTATGATTTCATCGCGCCGGATGCCGGAACCTACTGGTATCACGCGCATAACCGATCGACCGAACAGGTGGCGCGCGGGCTCTATGGCGCGTTGATCGTCGAGGAGTCCGAGCCGCCGGACCTGGATCGGGAAGAGGCGCTGATCCTCGATGACTGGCTGCTCGACCCCGAAACGGCGCAGATCGAACCGGACTTCACCTCGCGCCATGACCGCAGCCATGCCGGGCGGCGCGGCAATTTCATCGCCACCAACGGCCGGTACGACCTTTCCCTGGACGTACACCAACACGAACGTCTGCGCCTGCGCCTCGTGAACGCGGCCAATGCGAGGATTTTCGTGCTGTCGCTTCAGGGCATGGAAGGCTGGACGGTTGCGCTGGACGGCATGCCGCTGCCACGGCCCGAGCCGCTGGCCGAGGCGCTGATCCTCGGCCCCGGCCAGCGGGCCGATTTGATCGTCGACGTGACCGCCCATCTCGTTCGCCTCGACGATCAGGAGGCGGCATCGCAGGTGGCTTTCCCCGTGACTGGAAAGGCCTTGGCCACACGCCGGGATGCACCGGACGCGCTGCCGCCCAATCCGGGGATGGAGGTGACCGGCCTCGATGACGCCAGGACCGTGCGGCTCGACATGCAGGGCGGCGCAATGGGCACGCTCGACAGCGCGATTCTGAATGGCGAGAGGAAAAGCTTTCGCGAGTTGGTGGACGCCAACCAGTTCTGGTCGTTCAATGGAACGATCGGCATGACCGATGCCCCGCTCGTCGATGTCGCGAAGGCGGAAACGGTCAAGCTGCAAATCCACAACGACACCGCCTTTCCCCACGCGATGCACTTGCACGGGCTGCATTTCCGCGAGATCGGCGAAGATGGCGGGCTCGGTCCCTTGCGCGACACGATCCTGATGTTCGGCGGCCAGACCCGCACGATCGGTTTTGTGGCCGACAATTCCGGCGACTGGCTGTTTCACTGCCACATGCTCAGCCACGCGGCCTCGGGCATGATGACCTGGATGAAGGTGACATAA
- a CDS encoding c-type cytochrome yields MRRWLILFLLMAGAAGVGAWMLAGGTSGTSATPEPPQSIDLAEGEELYQEYCASCHGSDLEGQAGWRSAGEDGILPPPAHDETGHTWHHPDSVLFDYTKLGGKKTLAKQGVDFQSGMPGFGDELTDAQIWNILAFIKSTWPDRQLEVQAARSEAEQQKRGD; encoded by the coding sequence ATGCGACGCTGGCTGATCCTCTTTCTGCTCATGGCCGGCGCGGCTGGCGTCGGCGCCTGGATGCTGGCGGGAGGGACATCCGGCACATCCGCCACGCCGGAACCGCCGCAGTCTATCGATCTCGCCGAGGGCGAAGAACTCTATCAGGAGTATTGCGCCTCTTGCCACGGGTCCGATCTCGAGGGACAGGCCGGATGGCGCTCGGCCGGAGAGGATGGCATCCTGCCCCCACCCGCGCATGACGAAACCGGTCACACCTGGCATCATCCTGATAGTGTTCTGTTCGACTATACCAAGCTCGGCGGAAAGAAGACCCTCGCGAAGCAGGGTGTGGATTTCCAAAGCGGCATGCCCGGTTTTGGCGATGAGCTGACCGATGCGCAGATATGGAACATCCTCGCCTTCATCAAATCCACATGGCCCGACCGTCAGCTGGAGGTCCAGGCCGCCCGCAGCGAAGCGGAACAGCAGAAAAGAGGAGACTGA
- a CDS encoding DsbA family protein — translation MLAVSILLPLTAFAQELSEERVKELALEAILENPQIIMEAVKLLEQQEPTAQAEATADVLKEQRQLLEQDPNAPVLGNPDGDVTVVEFFDYNCPYCRRAMSEVEGLIEADPNVRLVFREWPILGDGSVFAAKAALAARNQDKYEEFHWALMGMEERAQEASVLRIAEEIGLDVDQLRSDMEAPEIQAHIDESMRLAQALGFYGTPSFVIGDNLVPGLVEQDQLEALVDEARERE, via the coding sequence GTGCTCGCCGTGAGCATCCTGTTGCCGCTTACCGCGTTCGCACAGGAGCTGAGCGAGGAACGCGTCAAGGAACTGGCCTTGGAAGCGATTCTGGAGAACCCCCAGATCATCATGGAAGCGGTGAAGCTTCTCGAACAGCAGGAACCGACCGCGCAGGCAGAGGCCACGGCCGACGTGCTCAAGGAACAACGCCAACTCTTGGAACAGGATCCGAACGCGCCGGTGCTGGGCAATCCTGATGGGGACGTCACTGTTGTGGAGTTTTTCGACTACAACTGTCCCTATTGCCGCAGGGCCATGTCGGAGGTTGAAGGTTTGATCGAGGCGGATCCGAATGTGCGGCTCGTCTTTCGCGAATGGCCGATACTCGGCGACGGGTCGGTCTTTGCGGCGAAGGCTGCCTTGGCGGCACGCAATCAGGACAAGTATGAGGAATTCCACTGGGCGTTGATGGGCATGGAGGAACGTGCGCAAGAGGCGTCTGTCCTGCGGATCGCCGAAGAAATCGGCCTTGACGTGGACCAGCTGCGTTCGGACATGGAGGCGCCGGAAATCCAGGCGCACATCGACGAATCGATGCGGCTGGCGCAGGCGTTGGGTTTCTACGGCACACCGTCATTCGTGATCGGCGACAACCTGGTTCCCGGTTTGGTCGAACAAGACCAACTGGAAGCCTTGGTCGATGAGGCCCGCGAAAGGGAATGA